A single genomic interval of Chitinophaga sp. 180180018-3 harbors:
- a CDS encoding Gldg family protein yields MKTILRIAKTELRTLFYSPIAWFLMIVFLIQCGVIYLGVLEAITREQDAGGKFFGSVIEYVFLSNQGLFGVVLRNLYLYIPLLTMGLISREISSGTIRLLYSSPIRVREIVLGKFLAMMIYSLLLVGILAIFIVSSLYQVVSPDTGMLMSALLGIYLLLCAYSAIGLFMSCLTTYQVVAAVCTFVMIGLLSYVGTLWQDIAFVRNLTYFLSISGRTGKMLTGLITSKDVIYFLAIVYLFLGLSIYKIKAGMESRPAMIKVGRYALVVVSTLVIGYFSSIPSLVGYYDATRAKARTLTPNAQKIIKELGDEPLEVTAYNNLMGRYWDLGSPDSYNRNLARWEPYTRFKHNIELKTVLYYDSAYDNPGMFRFYPGKTLAQVAKQYADSKDLSMDQFKTPAEIRKVVDLRPELNRYVMQLKYKGRTTFLRVFDDNMQWPGETEVSAAFKRLLHARMPKIIFLSGHLERNINKMGDREYKVLTNLTTFRNSLLNQGFDVDTLSLDTQQIPTDISALVLADPKVALTATDIEKLQQYVNNGGNLLVAGEPGKQAILNPFLRQLGVQLMDGILVQTSKDLQPELVTPYLTATAASFYPALVHAHHDSAMVSMPRATALSFTDTGAFTIKPLLTTNVKTCWLKKDNLVTDSAEVVFSPENGDERKPFATAVALTRKVNNKEQRIIVTGDADFMGNAELQRFNMRAANFVFNTALFSWLSYGEFPIDSTRPKPEDTAVLLTKGQVKFLRIIYVWVLPGLLLAFGAILLIRRKRK; encoded by the coding sequence ATGAAGACGATATTAAGAATAGCCAAAACAGAGTTACGTACCCTGTTTTACTCACCCATTGCATGGTTTTTAATGATTGTATTCCTCATCCAATGTGGCGTAATATACCTGGGTGTACTGGAAGCAATAACACGGGAACAGGATGCCGGTGGAAAGTTTTTTGGCAGCGTGATAGAATATGTTTTTCTGAGTAACCAGGGATTATTCGGAGTGGTGTTGCGCAACTTATACCTGTACATCCCGTTGTTGACGATGGGATTGATCAGCCGGGAAATCAGCAGTGGTACCATCAGGCTGTTGTATTCTTCGCCGATCCGGGTAAGAGAAATTGTGTTGGGGAAATTTCTGGCCATGATGATCTACAGTCTTTTGCTGGTGGGGATTCTGGCTATCTTTATTGTTTCCAGTCTGTACCAGGTAGTATCTCCTGATACCGGTATGCTGATGAGTGCGCTGCTGGGAATATACCTGTTGCTTTGTGCTTACTCGGCTATTGGATTATTTATGTCGTGCCTGACCACTTACCAGGTAGTGGCGGCGGTATGTACATTTGTGATGATCGGTTTGTTGTCGTACGTTGGCACACTCTGGCAGGATATTGCATTTGTGCGGAACCTGACTTATTTCCTGTCTATTTCCGGTCGTACCGGAAAAATGCTGACGGGGCTTATTACATCAAAAGATGTCATCTATTTCCTCGCTATCGTTTATCTTTTTCTCGGGCTCAGTATCTATAAAATAAAAGCAGGCATGGAATCCAGGCCTGCGATGATAAAAGTGGGGCGATATGCTTTGGTAGTTGTATCCACGCTGGTTATCGGTTATTTCAGCTCTATTCCTTCACTGGTGGGCTATTATGATGCCACCCGTGCAAAGGCGAGAACACTGACACCCAATGCACAGAAAATTATAAAGGAGTTGGGAGATGAACCACTAGAAGTGACCGCTTATAACAATCTGATGGGGCGCTACTGGGATCTGGGTAGTCCTGACTCGTACAACCGCAATCTGGCACGTTGGGAACCCTATACACGATTCAAACATAATATTGAATTGAAAACGGTTTTATATTATGATTCGGCTTATGACAACCCTGGCATGTTCCGGTTTTATCCTGGTAAAACATTAGCACAAGTGGCGAAGCAATATGCTGATAGTAAGGATCTTTCGATGGACCAGTTTAAAACGCCCGCCGAAATACGGAAGGTTGTAGACCTGAGGCCGGAGCTGAATCGCTATGTGATGCAGCTGAAATATAAAGGAAGAACTACTTTTCTGCGGGTGTTCGACGACAACATGCAATGGCCGGGTGAAACGGAGGTGTCGGCAGCATTTAAACGATTGCTGCACGCGCGGATGCCGAAAATAATTTTCCTGTCAGGACATCTGGAGAGAAATATAAATAAGATGGGAGACAGGGAATACAAGGTGCTCACCAACCTGACAACTTTTCGTAATTCACTCCTGAACCAGGGATTTGATGTAGATACGCTCTCATTGGATACCCAACAAATTCCGACGGATATCTCCGCTTTGGTGCTCGCAGATCCTAAGGTAGCACTGACCGCCACAGATATAGAAAAGTTACAGCAATACGTTAACAATGGCGGTAACCTGCTGGTAGCAGGAGAGCCGGGCAAACAAGCGATATTGAATCCTTTTCTACGGCAGCTGGGAGTACAGCTGATGGATGGCATATTGGTACAAACCAGCAAAGATCTGCAACCTGAGCTGGTAACGCCTTATCTCACTGCTACCGCTGCCTCATTTTATCCTGCGTTGGTTCATGCCCATCATGATAGTGCGATGGTGTCGATGCCACGTGCAACAGCACTTTCTTTTACCGATACCGGTGCATTTACGATTAAGCCATTGCTGACAACAAATGTAAAAACCTGCTGGCTGAAAAAAGATAATCTCGTTACCGATTCTGCGGAGGTTGTTTTTTCGCCGGAGAATGGAGATGAGCGTAAACCTTTTGCCACCGCAGTAGCCCTGACGCGTAAGGTGAATAATAAAGAGCAGCGTATCATCGTAACCGGTGATGCGGATTTTATGGGGAATGCCGAGCTGCAGCGTTTTAATATGAGGGCGGCGAATTTTGTATTCAACACTGCCTTGTTTAGCTGGCTCAGTTATGGAGAATTTCCGATCGATAGCACCCGTCCTAAGCCGGAGGATACCGCCGTGTTGCTAACAAAGGGGCAGGTGAAATTTTTACGGATCATTTATGTGTGGGTGTTGCCGGGGCTTTTGCTCGCCTTTGGCGCCATATTGCTTATCAGGAGGAAAAGGAAATAA
- a CDS encoding DNA mismatch repair protein → MIFNTDKQTLTDLNILGKPGADSVYTVFSDTSTQGGAAILENMFRYPLADMAAINSRSSKIRFFQSVNAGFPFRSGLFDVIEVYLAMQDDRTRLAPEDNTLARKLNHLIAADNNYKAISDGIRSLIEMLHMLQGFFIHMATISDDNPYQADMEEMINILRYPALEPVLKEQAGNKLSYAKVAEYDQLLRFRFRNELSRILSLIYHLDVYVTVARVATERKFVFPVALDAGTHQMRLEGVYHPLVKNAVANSIHITPENNVIFLTGANMAGKSTFMKSLGIAMFLAHMGFPVAAAKMEFAVREGIYTTINLPDDLSSGSSHFYTEVLRIKTIARELAKGKSLFLIFDELFRGTNVKDAYEGTVAVTAAFAEREHCIFVISTHITEAGEALKAQCNNIRFLFLPTKMENNRPVYTYQLAEGITTDRHGMVIIENEGILDIISKKNKNA, encoded by the coding sequence ATGATTTTTAATACAGATAAGCAAACCCTTACTGATCTTAATATACTGGGAAAACCAGGTGCTGACTCGGTGTATACTGTTTTCAGCGATACCAGTACACAAGGCGGTGCGGCTATACTGGAAAATATGTTCAGGTACCCGCTGGCGGATATGGCCGCAATCAATAGTAGAAGCAGCAAGATCCGGTTCTTTCAGTCTGTTAATGCTGGTTTCCCTTTCAGAAGCGGTTTGTTTGATGTGATAGAAGTTTACCTGGCTATGCAGGACGACCGGACCCGTTTAGCGCCGGAGGATAACACGCTGGCGAGAAAACTCAATCATCTTATAGCGGCCGATAATAATTATAAAGCTATCAGCGACGGTATCCGATCGCTGATAGAAATGCTGCATATGCTTCAGGGGTTCTTTATTCATATGGCCACAATATCTGACGATAACCCTTACCAGGCGGATATGGAGGAAATGATAAACATCCTCCGATATCCGGCCCTGGAACCGGTATTAAAGGAGCAGGCAGGCAATAAGCTGTCTTACGCCAAAGTAGCGGAATACGACCAGTTGCTGCGGTTCCGGTTCAGGAATGAGCTTAGCAGGATATTATCCCTCATCTATCATTTAGACGTGTACGTTACAGTGGCACGGGTAGCTACAGAAAGGAAATTTGTATTCCCGGTGGCGTTGGATGCGGGAACTCATCAGATGCGGCTGGAGGGTGTTTACCATCCCCTGGTAAAAAATGCGGTGGCCAATAGTATCCATATCACGCCGGAGAACAACGTTATTTTTTTAACCGGCGCTAATATGGCGGGGAAGTCCACCTTTATGAAATCGTTGGGTATCGCCATGTTCCTGGCGCATATGGGCTTTCCTGTTGCCGCTGCAAAAATGGAGTTTGCCGTAAGGGAAGGTATTTATACCACCATTAATTTGCCGGATGATCTTTCTTCCGGCAGCAGCCATTTTTATACGGAGGTATTGCGGATAAAAACAATTGCCAGGGAACTAGCCAAAGGAAAGAGCCTGTTCCTCATCTTTGATGAACTTTTCCGGGGCACCAATGTGAAAGATGCTTATGAAGGCACGGTGGCGGTGACCGCCGCTTTTGCAGAAAGAGAGCATTGCATCTTTGTAATTTCTACTCATATAACAGAGGCTGGAGAGGCGCTGAAAGCGCAATGCAATAACATCCGGTTTCTATTTCTTCCTACAAAAATGGAAAATAATAGACCCGTTTATACGTATCAGTTAGCCGAAGGAATTACCACCGACAGGCACGGCATGGTTATTATCGAAAACGAGGGAATCCTGGATATCATCAGCAAAAAAAATAAGAACGCATGA
- a CDS encoding DNA mismatch repair protein, which produces MSFYADKQTLDDLNISGRYNSKSIYRIFDHVITDGGRKLLEHMFRHPLADDKAINERSCIFQYFGRHAVAFPFSNEAFSVAESYLSSGVSGSIPATAWNIVSGRLLKTMIRDTRYDLLIAGVSKTIALLRAFRDFIYKLEEQEAYNPIQGCFEQVRGIFNDHRLQWLNDTVDLTRMPLRKLIQYDYQLRTGCQEEMKILINIIYQLDVYISVGTVARTKQFCYAKALPRYKNVINIDGLFHPSLEKPVSNHILFEQTSNVAFLTGANMAGKSTFMKSFGIAVYLSHMGFPVAAEKMEFSVKDGLFSTINVPDSLEHGYSHFYAEVLRVKSVAEQVGQSKDLVVIFDELFKGTNVKDAFDATLAITAAFSAHTNCFFIISSHIIEVGEALKEQGGSYQFLYLPTIMEGNIPRYTYQLKAGITADRHGMIIIENEGLIGLIRKRE; this is translated from the coding sequence ATGAGTTTTTACGCAGACAAACAAACGCTCGATGATTTGAATATTTCCGGCAGGTACAACAGCAAATCCATTTATCGTATATTCGATCACGTTATTACCGATGGCGGCAGAAAGTTGCTGGAGCATATGTTCCGGCATCCACTGGCAGATGATAAGGCTATCAATGAACGCAGCTGCATATTTCAGTACTTTGGCCGGCATGCAGTAGCATTTCCGTTCAGTAATGAAGCATTCAGCGTGGCAGAAAGTTATCTTAGCTCCGGCGTTAGCGGTAGTATACCGGCAACAGCCTGGAATATTGTATCCGGGAGGTTGCTTAAAACGATGATACGCGACACCCGCTATGACCTGCTGATAGCCGGGGTGAGTAAAACGATTGCTTTACTGAGAGCCTTCAGGGATTTTATTTACAAATTAGAAGAACAGGAAGCCTATAACCCTATCCAGGGGTGCTTTGAACAAGTCCGGGGAATTTTCAATGATCATCGGCTGCAATGGCTCAACGACACGGTTGATTTAACGCGGATGCCGCTGCGGAAGCTTATACAATATGATTACCAGTTAAGAACAGGATGTCAGGAAGAAATGAAGATCCTGATAAACATTATCTACCAGCTGGATGTATATATTTCTGTAGGCACAGTGGCACGAACAAAGCAGTTCTGTTATGCAAAGGCGCTGCCCAGGTATAAAAATGTCATCAACATAGATGGGTTGTTTCATCCCTCATTGGAAAAACCAGTATCAAATCACATTTTATTCGAACAAACAAGTAACGTTGCTTTTCTTACCGGCGCGAATATGGCAGGAAAATCTACCTTTATGAAGTCGTTCGGTATTGCCGTTTATCTTTCCCATATGGGCTTTCCGGTAGCGGCAGAAAAAATGGAGTTTTCCGTGAAAGATGGTCTTTTTTCCACGATCAACGTACCCGATAGCCTCGAGCATGGTTATAGTCACTTTTATGCAGAAGTATTGCGGGTGAAAAGCGTGGCGGAGCAGGTGGGGCAGTCAAAGGATCTGGTAGTAATATTCGATGAGCTATTTAAGGGCACTAATGTGAAGGATGCATTTGATGCCACACTGGCGATTACAGCTGCTTTTTCAGCGCATACCAATTGCTTTTTTATTATTTCCTCACATATTATCGAGGTAGGGGAAGCCCTGAAAGAACAGGGTGGCAGCTACCAGTTTCTATACCTGCCAACCATCATGGAGGGCAACATTCCCAGGTACACCTATCAGTTGAAAGCGGGTATCACCGCAGATCGCCACGGGATGATCATTATTGAAAACGAAGGATTGATAGGGCTGATCCGTAAGCGGGAATAA
- a CDS encoding CDGSH iron-sulfur domain-containing protein has translation MSTKITVNNNGSLKLEGEFEIVDKNGNPYDLGGREAVSICRCGLSANKPFCDGSHKGHFEHEAIAFALPPKK, from the coding sequence ATGTCTACAAAAATTACAGTAAATAACAATGGTTCACTGAAACTGGAAGGTGAATTCGAAATCGTTGATAAAAACGGAAATCCTTACGACCTCGGTGGCCGGGAAGCCGTTAGCATCTGCCGCTGCGGTTTATCAGCCAATAAGCCCTTCTGCGATGGATCTCATAAGGGTCATTTTGAGCACGAAGCAATCGCCTTTGCATTGCCTCCGAAAAAATAA
- a CDS encoding TonB-dependent receptor has protein sequence MIRNNKLLLPLFLGFCGTAMAQEKTDSLTTRHLDEVIVQENRLAAPVKDVNRNITIITRKQIAAMPVHSLNEVLAYVPGLDVRQRGPGGIQADIGIDGGTFDQTLILINGVKITDPQTGHNIMNLPISLADVDHIEVLRGAAARVYGINALNGAINIVTRKATESGATVNASLGSSFKRNENDKLYGAYSLGATGALVAKNVSQSLSAGRNQGNGYRYNTAYDNYRAFYQASLHNDSLHQYNLMAGFVNNNYGANGFYSSPGDLNSEETVKTLLAAVSNTSQLKPGWVMSPRISYRYTKDDYIYIKPDKYRNLHNTHVLDGEWNNTFTTRIGTFGAGVEGRYEHIKSTSLGNHDRTNAGVFGEYKSIADRRFTFSLGGYLNYNSAYGWQFFPGADVGFAIIPGMKLYANAGTAQRLPTYTDLYYNGGGILGNANLKPEKAAFVEAGLRKFSGKFSWSASAFYRQVSNFIDYVKDTSGGVNPATLKWQAENFQRADITGFSLNAGYTTTFRAHTVNGIGVNAGYNYLSPSFKGDALSAKISRYVINNLRHQFSANARAELLEHFSISAGARYCMRVNYKDYTLLDAKIAYKQHRYQVFADINNLLDVTYVEAGAVPMPGRWTTIGASFSF, from the coding sequence ATGATCAGAAACAACAAGCTGCTTCTTCCGCTTTTCCTGGGCTTTTGTGGCACCGCCATGGCGCAGGAGAAGACAGATTCCCTTACCACGCGTCATCTTGATGAAGTGATTGTGCAGGAAAACAGGCTGGCGGCGCCTGTTAAGGACGTGAACCGGAATATTACCATCATCACCCGGAAACAGATAGCGGCCATGCCCGTGCATTCACTGAATGAGGTGTTAGCATATGTACCCGGACTGGACGTGCGGCAACGTGGTCCTGGCGGAATACAGGCAGATATCGGGATAGATGGCGGTACTTTCGATCAGACACTTATCCTTATTAACGGGGTGAAAATCACCGATCCGCAAACCGGCCATAATATCATGAATCTGCCCATATCCCTCGCGGATGTGGATCATATTGAAGTGCTCAGAGGAGCAGCTGCCCGCGTATATGGTATCAATGCGCTAAACGGCGCTATTAATATCGTTACCCGTAAAGCTACCGAAAGCGGCGCCACTGTGAATGCCAGTCTGGGCAGCAGCTTCAAACGAAATGAAAATGATAAGCTGTATGGCGCCTATTCATTAGGCGCAACGGGAGCACTGGTTGCAAAAAATGTGTCTCAGTCTCTTTCTGCAGGCAGAAATCAGGGCAACGGCTATCGCTACAATACGGCATACGACAACTACCGGGCTTTCTATCAGGCGTCTCTTCACAATGATTCCCTTCATCAGTACAACCTGATGGCCGGATTCGTAAATAATAACTATGGCGCCAACGGCTTCTATTCTTCTCCGGGAGATCTGAATTCCGAAGAAACCGTTAAAACACTGCTGGCGGCCGTCAGCAATACTTCACAGCTGAAGCCAGGCTGGGTGATGAGTCCACGTATCAGCTACCGCTATACGAAAGACGATTACATCTATATCAAACCGGATAAATACCGTAACCTCCACAATACACATGTGCTCGACGGAGAGTGGAATAATACATTTACCACCCGCATCGGTACCTTCGGCGCCGGCGTGGAGGGAAGGTACGAGCATATTAAAAGCACAAGCCTCGGTAACCACGACAGAACCAATGCAGGTGTTTTCGGCGAATATAAATCGATCGCCGACCGCCGCTTTACCTTTTCACTGGGAGGTTACCTCAACTACAACTCCGCCTATGGATGGCAGTTCTTTCCCGGTGCTGATGTTGGTTTCGCCATCATACCGGGCATGAAGCTCTATGCCAATGCCGGAACGGCTCAACGCCTGCCTACGTATACTGATCTTTATTACAACGGTGGCGGGATACTGGGAAATGCCAACCTGAAGCCGGAAAAGGCGGCATTTGTAGAAGCCGGACTGCGTAAATTCAGTGGAAAATTCTCCTGGTCGGCCTCCGCATTTTACCGCCAGGTCAGCAACTTCATCGATTATGTAAAAGATACGAGCGGTGGGGTGAACCCGGCCACACTGAAATGGCAGGCGGAAAACTTTCAGCGTGCAGATATCACCGGGTTTTCCCTGAATGCCGGTTATACCACCACTTTCCGCGCGCATACCGTAAATGGCATCGGCGTGAATGCCGGATATAACTACCTTTCGCCTTCCTTCAAAGGTGATGCCCTGTCTGCAAAGATATCCCGTTACGTGATCAATAACCTGCGTCATCAGTTCTCTGCCAATGCACGTGCGGAATTGCTGGAGCATTTCAGCATTTCGGCTGGCGCCCGTTATTGCATGCGGGTTAACTATAAAGACTATACGCTGCTGGATGCAAAAATTGCGTATAAGCAACACCGTTACCAGGTATTTGCGGATATAAACAACCTGCTGGATGTTACCTATGTGGAAGCTGGTGCTGTGCCTATGCCTGGCCGCTGGACCACGATTGGCGCATCTTTCAGCTTTTAA
- a CDS encoding DUF4397 domain-containing protein, with protein sequence MKNKLLILSSFILLTGAACHKTDYLDVKAGERPPLSANIRFVNARIADTGIQFWTFTQQVTTSPVLPGTASPYVTATYGNVQINVTEGSGTSYRISRQFGNSATYSATGGPNGPIPGYYHTVFAAATRYDNSKDTLILVYDDLTAPPAGKAKLRFVHLAYGLPAVKVSILQNGTTTPLSNAIPYGAASGSNLQGAAYDSAPFTNVNAGTIAVVINTGENNTPVNVDQQALSHLLLEEGKVYTVFIRTGVKGVVSASVISQ encoded by the coding sequence ATGAAAAATAAATTACTGATCCTGAGTAGCTTCATACTGTTGACAGGCGCTGCCTGCCATAAAACCGACTACCTGGATGTGAAAGCCGGCGAACGCCCTCCGCTTTCCGCCAATATCCGCTTTGTTAATGCTCGTATAGCCGATACCGGTATACAGTTCTGGACATTCACACAACAGGTAACAACCAGCCCCGTATTACCGGGCACCGCTTCTCCTTATGTGACCGCTACCTATGGGAACGTACAAATCAATGTCACGGAGGGCAGCGGCACTTCTTACAGAATATCCCGCCAGTTCGGGAACAGCGCCACATATTCGGCCACAGGCGGGCCTAATGGCCCTATTCCCGGATACTATCATACCGTGTTTGCGGCAGCAACACGCTACGACAATTCAAAAGATACCCTGATACTGGTATACGACGATCTGACCGCCCCTCCCGCCGGTAAAGCTAAACTCCGTTTCGTACATCTCGCCTATGGTCTCCCTGCCGTTAAAGTATCGATACTGCAAAATGGCACTACTACGCCCCTCTCCAATGCTATACCTTATGGCGCCGCAAGTGGCAGCAATCTGCAGGGAGCTGCATACGACAGTGCACCTTTCACTAACGTGAACGCAGGTACGATTGCCGTGGTGATCAATACGGGAGAAAATAATACACCGGTAAACGTGGATCAGCAGGCATTAAGCCATCTCCTGCTGGAAGAAGGAAAAGTGTATACCGTTTTCATCAGAACTGGTGTAAAGGGAGTGGTTTCTGCCAGTGTGATCAGCCAGTGA